From the Synechococcus sp. Nb3U1 genome, the window AGGGCACTCATGTAGTGGTAGATGAACACGCAGCGGCTGACGATGAACCAGGGTAGGTAGTTGGCGGCATAGCCGATCAAAATGAAGGCTTCAATGCCATGAAAGCGGCGGATCCCGCGCCCAACCAAAACCAAAATGGATCCCGTGCCCAGCCACCACAGCCAGGGATTGCCCAAGCCCTGCACCGCCCGCCAGAGGTTGTCTTCGCTGCTGAAGTAGTAGCCTACGGAACGGCCCATGATCGGCCACGACCAAGCCCCCGCCGAAGCCAACCGAGTCGCCAACCAAGGGCGCAACGCTGGGAACCAAGCTAGTAGGGATCGCAAACTGGTGGAGCAATAGGGATGCACAGGGGTTTCTTCATTCACTACCAAACTGCCTATTGTCTGCCCGCTGTAGAGCGATTGGTTAATGGCCACTAAGGATCGAACATAGTTTTGGATGCCAGTGGGGCTCCAGTCAAGGGTTAGGCCCAGCTGCGGGTTTAACTGCAAATGCGGGATCCATTGCAGGGCATAGAACACCAGTGGGGTGAGGATGAAGCAGAAGGCATAGTGCCACCAATGCAGATGGCGGATCTGGAGCAAAATGCCCAGGCGCGGGATCCACCGGGGGCGCAGCCAGATCACCCCCCAAACGAGGATCCCCAGCAGTGCAAACATAAAGGCAAACCAGAGGCCATTCCACTTCACGGAAGCCGCCGCCCCCAACATCACCCCAGAGCCGGTAAAGTGAATCGCCCGTTGCCAGCCGCGGCGCTCCAGCCCCCCTAGCAAGAGAATGGTTGCTGCTAGGCCAAAGGCGACGAGGTAAACGTTGATTAGCCCGAAGCGGGATTCCACCAAAAAGATGCCATCCGTCAACAACAGCGCCCCACTCAGCAGCGCCAGCCCGACATGGTAGGTGAGGCGATAGGTCAGCCCCGTCAGCAACAGCGGGATCAAGGATCCACAGAAGGCGGTAGCGAAGCGAAACCCCCATTCATTGCGGCCAAACACCTGAATGCTGAGGGCGATGAAGTATTTGCCCAGGGGTGGGTGTACATCGAAGGAAGGCTTGCCATCCAAGTAATTTTGGGCAAACTCCGGGAAATACACCTCGTCGAAGACAGGGGCAGGAAACTCATCCAGCCGCCACAGGCGCAGCCCCAACCCCACCACAAAGATCGCCAAAGCCCCCCACAGTAAGACCGCCCGGGATCCGGATCCCTGGAGCCCTTCTGTGGAGGAGGTGAGGGCCGTAAAGCGGGGGGGAACCTCTGTCCGGGAGGATGTTGTGGAAGGAACATCCTCTAGGGGAAGATCATCCTTTTCGGGATCCTGAGAGGGAGGGATGGGCTCCGAAGTCATGGGCAACATGTGGGCAAGACTGCAGCAGGGATCCCCAGGATCCCCAGAGTTACTCTAGCCTCTTCCCTGGATCTCGCCTTGCGGTTGAGGGCTAACCCATCTGAACAAAATGGCCGAAGCGATTGAGAAGGATTGAGAATACTAAATAGCCTCAATTTTCCCAAGGGATCCAAGTGAGGGAGATAGAGTAGAACTGTCGGGTTGGGTCAACCATCATGCCCCTCTTCATGGCACTCTTGGTGCTGCTGTCGTCGGTATTTGGGTTGGGATCCCTGCCGGCCCAAGCCCAAGCCGCTGCTTGTCCCCATGCCACCCTGCGCTTGGAGTCCATTCTGGCGGTGGATAGCACCCGAGTCTGTGAAGCGGCAGCCCCCTGGGCAGCCAGAGGCTTTCGGGTATTGGTTTATCTGACGGATGCACGGGATCCCACTGAAGATGCCTGGTTTGAGCGGATTGACCGGGTAGAGGCTGCGGCCGGACTGCGGGATCTCTCGCAAGCGGATTTTTACGATCGCAACGGGCTAACCCTGGCCGCTAGCACCGACACCACCCTGCCCTGGGGCTTCAACATCACCTACGGCGAAACTCTCTACGGCACCCGTCTCGACACATCCGACCGCGAGTACGAACGCATCAGAAGTGAAGTGCGCGCCCTACTTCGCCGCGGGGATCCCTCGCAAGCCTTGATCACCGGCCTGACGGAGAGTTACACCCTGGCCTATCCTCCTCCTGTTTCTCCCTGGCTGTTGGGGGGGGTGGGGGCAGGCACCGTGGCCGTGATTGGCAGCATGATCTATCTGCCCAAACAGCGCCGCCGCCAACAACTGCAAAACCAGCTCCAAGCCCTACAGGCTCCTGTTGCCACCTTGCTCTTGGCCTTAGAACAGCTGCTGCCCGGCGACAAACCGGAAGAGATGATCTTCTACCGGCTCTTTTTGATATTGGGGGGGGATCGCTACCCCTATCTGGGATCCCAAATTTTGAATGCCCTACAAGAGTGCCGTCGCTCCCTTACCCAAGCCTTTTGGGTACAAGGACAACTGTCCGGCCAACCCGCCACTACCATCCCCGAATTGGAGCAACAGGTAGAAGCCTGGGAGCGCCTCTACGTCAGTTTGGTGGGTAGCCGCGAGCATCTGCTCAACCTCACAGAAGAGCAACTGCAAACCCTGCTTAACCCGGTGCAATTTCTGCCCTCCAATCGCGTCAGCGGGACGGAGTCCAATCGCGTCAGCGGGACGGAGTCCAATCGCGTCAGCGGGACGGAGTCCTTTCGCGTCAGCGGGACGGAGTCCTTTCGCGTCAGTGCGCCGCAAGACGATCAGCGCCAGGGATCCCTCAGCCATCAACTGGAAGACCTGCGCCAACAGTTGGAAGGCCGTCCCTTAAAAGTGAAGCTGCTGCGGGTGGATCCCAGCCAGTTGGATGCCGACGGTATTTTGGGCCTGATCGACCAAATTCAGCAGGATCTCAGCCGACTACAAACTGCCCCTACCCGCTTGCCCGCCCAACTGGCCACCCTAGAAAACCTGCTGCGCCAACCTCCAATCAGGATCCCTGGACTGACTGGGCTGCTCAGCCAAGCCCAAACCCTGCATCAGCAGGGGTTGGATCTGGACGGCCTAGAATTGACCGAAGCCGGGATCCGGCTGATCGAACTGCTCGCCCACATCCAAGACTGGCAGGCAGAAGGCTACCGCTTCCCCACTCAAGCTGCGGATTTCGCCCAACTGGATGCCGCCCTGGGATCCCTGAGGCAACTGGGGCCAACTCAAGTAGCGAGTGCCATCCCCACCCTAAAAAACGCCATCCACAGTCTGGAAAACCATTGCCGCAGCCACATCCAACAGCACCAAAAAAACCAGAAAGATCTCACCCGAATTCAAAGCCAGTTCCAAGCCCTTAGCCAGCAGCGGTTGCCGGCCCTAGAGCGGCGTATGGCTACTGCTCCCAAGCGGATAGGGATGGGCTTCCCCCCCTACGAAGACTTGAATCAAGCCAAGCAACTGCTCCTTTACGTGGAACAAGAAGGGATCCCAGCCATTCAAGGCTGGAACAGCCTCGCTGTTCCCGTCAGCGGGACGGAGTCCTTGCAACAATTTGAGCAAGCGGCGCAGGAGATAGAGCGCGTTCAACAGGCATTGCAGCGCACTCAGGAGATCCTGGCTCGCCTAGAGCAAGCGCTGCGCCAAGCGGAGCAACAGAGCTACGACCGGGGAGGCAATACGGTGGTGGTGGTCAACTCCGGATCCTTTGGGAAAACTCGCTCCAGTGGTTCTTGGGGTTCTTCAGAGATGGGATCTTCTGGCAGTTCCTCGAGATCTTCTAGCTCCTCCTCCCGGCCCTCCTCCGGGGGCAGCTCCTCTCGCCGCTCTTCTGGGGGATCCTCCCGCCGCCGGTAAATGACCGAGCAACGGGGAGACAAGCTCCCGTGGCCAAGCCAGAAGGGGGCGGGAATAATAGCTGACGGAAGCTCCCTGATTGACCGATTGTGCATCACCTGTTTTTGCCAGGCTTTCTACCCCATGCGGGGAGCCATCGCCCTGGGATCTTGTTCCGTTCGCTGGCTAAGATTTTCCCGCTAATCCTGTTGGTGCTGTCGTTGGGATTGGTCTCCTGCGGGGTATCCAGTCTGGTTCCCCCGCCTCCCCAAACGGGATCCTTTTCTATTCAATGGCGTTTTCTGGGGCCCTCTCCGACCCCAAGCCAACGGGTGCTGTTTGAACGGGCGGCCCAACGCTGGCAAAAACTGATTGTGATGAAACTGACCCCGGTAGCGCTACGTTTGGCCCCCGACCATTGCCTGCCCGGATCCCCGCCGTTGCAGCAACAGGTGGATGATCTATTGATTGATGTTCAGGTATTGCTTATTGATGGCCCCGGCCAGGTGTTGGGGTTAGCCAGCCCCTGTGTCTTGCGCCAAGCGGATCAAATGCCGGTGTATGGCTTTATGCAGTTGGATCAAGAAGATGTGGAGGAGTTGGAGGCATCCGGTCACCTGGAAACGGTGCTTTTGCACGAAATTGCCCATGTGCTGGGGTTTGGATCCCTTTGGCAACAGCGGCATCTGCTGGCCGGATTGGGATCGGCGGATCCCCGCTATTTGGGGCAACGGGCCAATGAGCAGTTCAGCCGTTTGGGAGGTCTCGGACTCACCCCCCTAGAAAACGAAGGGGGGGACCTCAGCCGCGATGTGCATTGGCGTTCTGTAGATCTCAGAGGAGAGTTGATGACGGGATCCCCTGGCCAAGCCCTGAGTGTGCTGAGTTTGGCCGCCCTAGCGGATCTGGGCTACCAGGTGAATTGGAGTGGGGCGGATCCGTTTGAATTGTCCCAGGGATCCCACCCTCCTACTGAGTCCCGTACTACCGGATTCCACTACCGGGAATGGGTTTACCCAGGGCCGTTTTGGTGGGTGGATGACCAGGGATCCCTAACCCCTCAGCGCACCAGGCGTGGGTAGAGTCGTCCCCCTACCGCCGAAAGCACCGCTGTAGCTACAGCCAAGATCGACAGGTTCATCCAGAAGGGATAGACACTGCCATCCACCGCCAGCATCAGGCCCCGCAGCGCATCCACCAAATAGGTGAGTGGGTTGAGCAAGGCCAAAACCTGTAGCCAACCTGGCATCAACTCAATCGGGTAAATGGCGTTGCTGGCAAAAAACAGGGGCATCGTCAGCAATTGCCCCACCCCCATAAACTGCTCGTGGGTGCGCACCCCGCAGGCCACGATCAACGAAAGCGCCGAAAACACCCCTGCCCCCAACATCACCGCCAGCATCACCCCCAGCAGATGCAAGGGATCCCAGTTCAGCCCCACCCCCAGAGCAATCGCCAGTCCATACACCACCACCGCCTGCGACAGGCTGCGGATCCCGGCGGCAATCCCTTTGCCCAAGATCAGAGCTGAGCGGGGGGTCGGGCTGACCATGAGCTTGTGCAAAATCCCCAGATCCCGCTCCCAAATCACCGATAGACCCGTGAAGATGGACATAAACAAAATGCTCTGGGCCAGGATCCCGGCGGTCATGAATTCCAAATAGCTGAGATCGCCGGTGGGAATGGCCCGCAACCGTCCAAACACCTGCCCAAACACCAGCAGCCACAGAGCGGGTTGTACGGCACGGGTCAACAGTTGGCTGGGATCATGGCGCAGTTTGCGGATCTCCAACTCGGTGGCCACCAAGGTTTTATAGAGAAACCCCAAGGGGTTAAACGATGAGGTCGGAAGGGGGTGTTGGGATCCCTGCTGTTCAACCCAATCGTTGCGCCGTGTGTCGCGTAGCTGAGGTGTCACGATAATTATTGCCTCCTGGAGTCCCGGAACCGGGCACAGCCTCGCTAAGATCGTTCCCGGTGTAGTGGATAAACACGTCATCTAAAGTGGCATTGGCCTGGGGAATGCCTGCCTTGAGTCTCTCTGGGGTATCTTGGGCCACGACCCGCCCCTGGTGCATGATGGCGATGCGGTCACAGAGACTATCCGCCTCATCCATGAAGTGGGTGGTGAGAAAGATGGTCGCCCCCCGCTCCTGCCGCAGTTGCAAAATCAGCTCCCACATTGCTTTGCGCGCTACGGGATCTAGCCCCACGGTGGGTTCATCCAAAAACAACACTTTCGGCTCATGTAGCAAGGCTTGGGCGATCTCTAGCCGCCGAATCATGCCGCCGGAATAGGTGCGCACCAGCTTATCCTCTACGCTCTCCAGCCCGACATAGCGCAAAATCTCCTCAATACGGGGGCGGCGCTGTGCCCGGGGCAAATCGTAGAACTTGGACAACAGCAGCATGTTCTCAAACCCGGAGAGGGTGCTATCGGCGGAAAGGGCCTGGGGCACGTAGCCGATCAGTCGCTGTACCATGGTCGGCTGCCGCTGCACATCGTATCCGCCAATCGTGGCCCTGCCGGAGGTGGGGGCGAGCAGGGTGGTGAGTACCTTGATGGTCGTGCTTTTCCCGGCGCCATTCGGCCCCAACAAGCCAAAAATTTCCCCTGCCCCGACGGACAAGGCCAATTGATCCACAGCCGTGAAGGAGCCAAAGCGGCGGGTGAGTTGGTGGGTGATGAGAATGTTCATGCTGTCTGCGAATCCCTCCCTTGGAAGCGCTCGGCTTCTTCAGACAAGCTTTCTGCCAACAGCGTGATCCCCGCTTGAATTTGTGACCGTTGGGAGGGCAATAAGCGGGCCAAACGGCTGGCCAGGTAGGCCTGGGTAGCAGCCAAGGCCTGTTGCAGTTGCGCCTCCCCTGCTGCTGTCAGGCTTAGCTTCAGCCGCCGTCGCTGCTGTGGATCTTCGGTGCGCTCTACCCAGCCCCGCTCCACCAGCCGCTGAATCATGGTGGACATCGTGGGCAAGGAAACATCCAGATAGTCCGCCACCTGGGAAAGGGATCCCTGAGGGCAGCGCTGCAAATAGATCAAGGCCCGCAGTTGCGAAAGCGATAAGAAGGGGGCTGCCTGTCGTCGCATTTCCGCCCGCAGCTGCCGCACCACCTGGGGAAGCATCTCCATCAGAGTGGCCGCGCACGCTTCGCAGGAGAGGGCTGGAGCAGAGAGGGTTTCTAGCACCATGGTTGGCCATCCAGCTTCGGCTGCCTTCGATTATAAGGTTTGCTGAGCTAATGATTAGAACCTGAAATGTTAATTTTTGAGATATATCTGTCTCCGTCTGTCTCAGGACATCTGCCTGTGGGGGCTGTAGTTCCTCAGGGATCCCGCGCTAGGGGGCGGGGGTGGCGGCGGGAATGCGCAGCTCAACCGTGGTATCGAGGCGAGAAGGAGGGGGCGGGGCTTCTCCTGCTGCTGCTTCTAGGTATTGGGCAAGGGGGTGATTTTCCTGCCAACGGGATCCCACCTCACTGGCCATTTGCGTCACCTGAATTTGATAGAGCTGCGCCAATTCGGCGGCATTGAGGTTGCTGCGTTCCACCTGATCACGGCTGGCCTCGGCTAGGACTTCCACCACAAGGTTCCCTTGCTCATCAAATCGCCACAGTTCCAGGCGGCTGCGAGAGCGCAGGCTCAGCTCCGTCGGCGAAGCAGGGCGAGTCAGGACATCGACTCGAGCAATCACAATCGCTTCTAAACCCAGGTAATCGAAGAATTGGGCGACCGCTTCCGGCTTGCGGCGATCCCACTCAAACAGCTCGTAGATGGGCCAGCCCACCTCGCGCAGGATCGGCTGAATGCGGCGATTGTCTAGGGGCACCACCGTCTCACCATCCGGGATCAGTCCCAACCGCACCGCCTCCAGGGTCAGTCGTTGCCCCAAAAGTTGGGTTTGCTCCAGCCCCCCCACCCCCAAAATGCCAAGGCGACGACGGGGCTGTGGTTGAATAGGCACCTGCAGAACCACATCGACAGGGGTGGTCAGGCCCGCCTGCAGCAAGATCTCCTTCTCGGCCAACTCGTAGTCAGGGTGCCACACCGTCAGTAGGCGCCGCCCAGCCTCCGCGTGGTTCAGCTCAAAAGCGCCCCGCTCATCGGTTTGGATCGGTTGATTGGGGTTCTCGCCCCCCTCCAGCTGCACCTGTGCGCCCACAACCGGCTGCCCGACACTATCGCTTACCTGCCCTACCAATCGAGCGGATCCCTGTGGGCTGTTGCGGGAACCGTTGCCGTTCGTCTCTGGGGGAGGGAAGGGCGGGTTTTGAAAGGGAAACAGCGGTGTGAGGCGCGGAATCGGGGTGGCCGGGGCTTGCGCCAGCGCTCCTGAAGCCAACACTAACCAGCCACAAAGGGCGAGGAGGCCTGAGCTGATCATTGCGACAAGTCGCCGCTGGCGCGAATCCTGGGGGGAAGGGAGGGAGAAGAAGAGAGACATGGGCAAGGTGGCGATCGGTAACGTCAGGCGTAAAGCCTTGCTGAAGGGATCATGATGGATCATGATCCAGAAAAGGGATTGCTGGCTTGCCATTGATTGACGAAGACAGGCACCATATTGCGTACCTGCAGGCGAAACAACCCCGCCGCCGCATCTTCAAACAGGGGATCCCCACCCACATCATCCCGTCCGTAAGCTTCGTAGTAGCGAGCCTGATCCCCAGGCTGATCCTGCTGCAAGTCCACCACCACCACCAGCCCCCGGCTGCGCAACTGGTTGGGGGTAAAGTTGGGGATCTCTACCGGCACCATCGGGGCGACGAAGCGCAAAGCCGTATTCAATAGAGAACTGCCCTGGCGGCTGTAATCCCGTGAGATTTGCATCTGGGTCAAGAGAATGTAGCGCAACCCCAAGGCATCACCAATCACCTTCAGCTTGGCCAAGTCAGGGGTATAGCGTTCATCCCGATCCAACAAGGTGAGGCCACGGGTGAGGGGTAAGAGCGGCTCAAACTGGGGATCCGGCCCCAAAGGCCCATTCAGCAGCATCACCTGCCGCTGGGGTTGCAATTCCTTCAGGGCAGCACTGAGATGACGGGCCAGCTCGTCTGAATAGACAGGTTCATCCGGCAGCAAGCCAATGCCTTCCGGCTTGTGAACGGGATCCCCCGGCGGCAGACGAATGTCTTGGGTAGCTACAAAGCCAGCACGTACTTCCACCTGCGTACTGGTTACCGGAAAACCCGGCACTTCCACATCCACCAGGTACAGTCCCGCCGGCAATTCCGGGAGTACATAGCTGCCATCAGCGGCAATACGAATCTGCTGTTGGGGCTGGGTAGCGGTGGCAGTTAGGTTCAAAACCCCCGTCTGGATGGGTTTCCCAGCAATATCTAGCACTCGCCCCGTCACCACACCCCGATTGGCTGTGGCTGAGACTTCCAGGGATCCGCCATTGTCGGCAACTGCCGCCCGGGCTTGGCCTTGAATGTCCTCCAGCCAGCACAAAGCCGGGATCCCGGCCGAGACGACTAGCAGATCCCGCGTTCCCAACACCGCCAGTCCCGTCGGTTGTCCTTCTAAGCGTAACGAAGCTTCCAATCGCCCCGTCTCCAAATTCACCACCTGCAAACGGTCGCTATCCCGAGAGGTGACATAGGCCCAACGACCATCGGGAGATAGCACCAGCCGAGTCGGTCGCCAGTCCAGTCCAATGCGCTGCAGGGCTTCGCCACCTCGGTTTAAGTCCAGCACCGTCAGATCTTGACTGCCGGAGTTGAGCACCACCAAGCGTTGCTGTCCCGAATCAAGCGCCAACATCTCCGGAGTATCTCCACCCCGCCAACGGGCCAACAGCTCGCCATTGTCGGGATTGACCACCACCAAACTTAGGGGATCCTCCCCGGCTAAGCCCACAAATAGGGATCCCCGC encodes:
- a CDS encoding phospholipid carrier-dependent glycosyltransferase: MTSEPIPPSQDPEKDDLPLEDVPSTTSSRTEVPPRFTALTSSTEGLQGSGSRAVLLWGALAIFVVGLGLRLWRLDEFPAPVFDEVYFPEFAQNYLDGKPSFDVHPPLGKYFIALSIQVFGRNEWGFRFATAFCGSLIPLLLTGLTYRLTYHVGLALLSGALLLTDGIFLVESRFGLINVYLVAFGLAATILLLGGLERRGWQRAIHFTGSGVMLGAAASVKWNGLWFAFMFALLGILVWGVIWLRPRWIPRLGILLQIRHLHWWHYAFCFILTPLVFYALQWIPHLQLNPQLGLTLDWSPTGIQNYVRSLVAINQSLYSGQTIGSLVVNEETPVHPYCSTSLRSLLAWFPALRPWLATRLASAGAWSWPIMGRSVGYYFSSEDNLWRAVQGLGNPWLWWLGTGSILVLVGRGIRRFHGIEAFILIGYAANYLPWFIVSRCVFIYHYMSALAFSTLALAWLVLLGWRSYRRFWRGASLTAVALVLATFVFFFPIWLGLPLSPSGFYARMWFRSTPLPLFCFSPESCERTPLRLPPIPGLNWI
- a CDS encoding leishmanolysin-related zinc metalloendopeptidase; amino-acid sequence: MHHLFLPGFLPHAGSHRPGILFRSLAKIFPLILLVLSLGLVSCGVSSLVPPPPQTGSFSIQWRFLGPSPTPSQRVLFERAAQRWQKLIVMKLTPVALRLAPDHCLPGSPPLQQQVDDLLIDVQVLLIDGPGQVLGLASPCVLRQADQMPVYGFMQLDQEDVEELEASGHLETVLLHEIAHVLGFGSLWQQRHLLAGLGSADPRYLGQRANEQFSRLGGLGLTPLENEGGDLSRDVHWRSVDLRGELMTGSPGQALSVLSLAALADLGYQVNWSGADPFELSQGSHPPTESRTTGFHYREWVYPGPFWWVDDQGSLTPQRTRRG
- a CDS encoding ABC transporter permease, whose product is MTPQLRDTRRNDWVEQQGSQHPLPTSSFNPLGFLYKTLVATELEIRKLRHDPSQLLTRAVQPALWLLVFGQVFGRLRAIPTGDLSYLEFMTAGILAQSILFMSIFTGLSVIWERDLGILHKLMVSPTPRSALILGKGIAAGIRSLSQAVVVYGLAIALGVGLNWDPLHLLGVMLAVMLGAGVFSALSLIVACGVRTHEQFMGVGQLLTMPLFFASNAIYPIELMPGWLQVLALLNPLTYLVDALRGLMLAVDGSVYPFWMNLSILAVATAVLSAVGGRLYPRLVR
- a CDS encoding ABC transporter ATP-binding protein, with product MNILITHQLTRRFGSFTAVDQLALSVGAGEIFGLLGPNGAGKSTTIKVLTTLLAPTSGRATIGGYDVQRQPTMVQRLIGYVPQALSADSTLSGFENMLLLSKFYDLPRAQRRPRIEEILRYVGLESVEDKLVRTYSGGMIRRLEIAQALLHEPKVLFLDEPTVGLDPVARKAMWELILQLRQERGATIFLTTHFMDEADSLCDRIAIMHQGRVVAQDTPERLKAGIPQANATLDDVFIHYTGNDLSEAVPGSGTPGGNNYRDTSATRHTAQRLG
- a CDS encoding MarR family winged helix-turn-helix transcriptional regulator — its product is MVLETLSAPALSCEACAATLMEMLPQVVRQLRAEMRRQAAPFLSLSQLRALIYLQRCPQGSLSQVADYLDVSLPTMSTMIQRLVERGWVERTEDPQQRRRLKLSLTAAGEAQLQQALAATQAYLASRLARLLPSQRSQIQAGITLLAESLSEEAERFQGRDSQTA
- a CDS encoding carboxypeptidase-like regulatory domain-containing protein, which encodes MIHHDPFSKALRLTLPIATLPMSLFFSLPSPQDSRQRRLVAMISSGLLALCGWLVLASGALAQAPATPIPRLTPLFPFQNPPFPPPETNGNGSRNSPQGSARLVGQVSDSVGQPVVGAQVQLEGGENPNQPIQTDERGAFELNHAEAGRRLLTVWHPDYELAEKEILLQAGLTTPVDVVLQVPIQPQPRRRLGILGVGGLEQTQLLGQRLTLEAVRLGLIPDGETVVPLDNRRIQPILREVGWPIYELFEWDRRKPEAVAQFFDYLGLEAIVIARVDVLTRPASPTELSLRSRSRLELWRFDEQGNLVVEVLAEASRDQVERSNLNAAELAQLYQIQVTQMASEVGSRWQENHPLAQYLEAAAGEAPPPPSRLDTTVELRIPAATPAP
- a CDS encoding carboxypeptidase regulatory-like domain-containing protein, whose product is MWWQWLVVVSGVLGLGSPVLGQEISAPAAGSPSALEQSATDENGWAAKTDVLLPLSSSADRIDLVPEQGWVAVGLLEEQAVTLLDLASGDPLWQVSVGFAPSIVRVDGARQVLYASGPNAPGLVAIDLLTGELIQAYGLAAGVLDIALDPATGRVFASMPSAQSLAVIHLDQPQARHLPMPGPPLALAYDPERGSLFVGLAGEDPLSLVVVNPDNGELLARWRGGDTPEMLALDSGQQRLVVLNSGSQDLTVLDLNRGGEALQRIGLDWRPTRLVLSPDGRWAYVTSRDSDRLQVVNLETGRLEASLRLEGQPTGLAVLGTRDLLVVSAGIPALCWLEDIQGQARAAVADNGGSLEVSATANRGVVTGRVLDIAGKPIQTGVLNLTATATQPQQQIRIAADGSYVLPELPAGLYLVDVEVPGFPVTSTQVEVRAGFVATQDIRLPPGDPVHKPEGIGLLPDEPVYSDELARHLSAALKELQPQRQVMLLNGPLGPDPQFEPLLPLTRGLTLLDRDERYTPDLAKLKVIGDALGLRYILLTQMQISRDYSRQGSSLLNTALRFVAPMVPVEIPNFTPNQLRSRGLVVVVDLQQDQPGDQARYYEAYGRDDVGGDPLFEDAAAGLFRLQVRNMVPVFVNQWQASNPFSGS